Proteins from a single region of Macadamia integrifolia cultivar HAES 741 unplaced genomic scaffold, SCU_Mint_v3 scaffold1960, whole genome shotgun sequence:
- the LOC122065284 gene encoding serine/threonine-protein kinase BLUS1 translates to MAQLQYPVEQSSYKLLEEIGSGVSAIVYKAICVPMNSTTVAIKAIDLDRSKADFDNIRQEAKTMSLLFHPNILKAHCSFTVNRCLWVVMPFMSAGSLQSIINSSFPDGFSEPCIAFVLKETLNALLYLHDQGHLHRDIKAGNILIDSDGSVKLADFGVSASIYESKHTSSYSSSSSSLLLNDVAGTPYWMAPEVIHSHTGYSFKADIWSFGITALELAHGRPPLSHLPPSKSLVMRITSRFRFSDYEKNKKENNKKFSKNFREMVASCLDQDPSKRPTAEKLLKHPFFKSCKNADFFVKNVLYGLPTVGERFKKSKVDYPLPVHEESSEEDSSSLHGTTVKHRRISGWNFNEKDLEFNPVFPMEREDSSIKSLHHEQIDDFIVKRVRFGGEMIIHEHESDHREKECVGAHTTPPAQVETQLVSGLSELQRSLDDQRRMVSTLLATCGGGKPVGVAEMSREEHLQKMVEQLRMELEHEKLKSAALEMDMESLKKRYAAAVSSNNNNNSNSDHSTKNGYRSG, encoded by the coding sequence ATGGCACAACTTCAGTACCCTGTTGAACAGAGCTCCTACAAACTTCTCGAGGAGATCGGCTCCGGTGTAAGCGCTATAGTCTACAAAGCAATCTGTGTTCCCATGAACTCCACCACCGTAGCTATCAAAGCCATAGACCTTGACAGATCCAAAGCAGACTTTGACAATATCAGACAAGAAGCCAAAACCATGTCCCTCCTCTTCCACCCCAACATCCTTAAAGCCCATTGTTCCTTCACTGTCAATCGATGTCTCTGGGTAGTCATGCCCTTCATGTCTGCAGGCTCTCTTCAATCCATCATAAACTCTTCTTTCCCAGATGGCTTCTCCGAACCCTGCATCGCTTTTGTTCTCAAAGAAACTCTAAATGCTCTGTTATATCTCCATGACCAAGGCCACCTTCATAGAGATATCAAAGCTGGTAACATTCTCATTGATTCAGATGGGTCTGTCAAACTCGCAGACTTTGGTGTCTCTGCTTCAATCTATGAATCCAAGCACACTTCCTCTTATTCCTCGTCTTCATCTTCTCTGTTGCTCAATGATGTGGCAGGAACACCTTACTGGATGGCACCCGAAGTGATACATTCTCATACTGGGTATAGCTTCAAGGCTGATATTTGGTCTTTTGGTATCACTGCCTTGGAATTGGCTCATGGTCGACCTCCTCTGTCTCATCTCCCTCCATCGAAATCTCTGGTTATGAGGATCACAAGTCGCTTTCGATTCTCTGATTAtgaaaagaataagaaagaaaataacaagaaaTTCTCTAAGAATTTCAGAGAAATGGTGGCATCTTGTCTTGATCAAGACCCTTCTAAGAGACCCACAGCTGAGAAATTGTTGAAACATCCCTTCTTCAAGAGCTGCAAGAATGCTGATTTCTTTGTCAAGAATGTCTTGTATGGGTTGCCAACTGTAGGGGAAAGATTCAAGAAGAGCAAAGTGGATTACCCATTACCCGTTCATGAAGAAAGCTCTGAAGAAGATTCATCATCACTTCATGGTACCACTGTTAAGCACAGGAGGATAAGTGGGTGGAATTTCAATGAAAAAGATTTAGAGTTTAACCCTGTTTTTCCAATGGAAAGGGAAGATAGTTCCATTAAGTCCCTCCATCATGAACAAATAGATGATTTCATTGTCAAACGAGTTCGATTTGGGGGTGAAATGATCATCCATGAACATGAGTCTGACCACAGAGAAAAAGAATGTGTAGGGGCTCACACAACTCCACCAGCTCAAGTTGAAACACAATTGGTCTCAGGCTTATCAGAGCTACAACGCAGTTTGGATGACCAGAGACGGATGGTGTCTACTCTGTTagccacttgtggtggtggaaaaCCAGTTGGTGTTGCAGAGATGAGTCGTGAAGAACATCTCCAGAAGATGGTAGAACAACTGAGGATGGAACTAGAGCACGAGAAGCTTAAGAGTGCAGCTTTAGAAATGGACATGGAGTCATTGAAGAAGAGGTACGCAGCTGCGGTCagtagcaacaacaacaacaacagcaacagtgATCACTCTACCAAAAATGGCTACAGGTCAGGGTGA